In Geobacillus kaustophilus, a genomic segment contains:
- a CDS encoding prephenate dehydrogenase, which yields MEGKVFIVGLGLIGGSIALAIKKAHPEAMIIGYDVNERQLGLARSLKVIDEAARSLEDGYEQADLIVLAVPVMQTEALLSSMPLERLKRGVIVTDVGSTKQRIVQGARRLLDHGVVFIGGHPMAGSHKSGVAAARAHLFENAFYILTPTDDVPLKQVEALKQWLAGTKAQFVILTPKEHDRITGVISHFPHLIAASLVHQAREYESENALVSRLAAGGFRDITRIASSNPEMWRDIFIHNKHELLALFDRWIAEMERLRSFVEEENSIAIYHYFLEAKQFRDGLPSRTKGAIPSFYDLYVDVPDYPGVISEVTGYLAKENISITNIRIIETREEIYGVLRLSFQSEDDRARAKACLAQHTNYAIYEG from the coding sequence TTGGAAGGAAAAGTATTCATTGTCGGCCTCGGCTTGATCGGGGGATCGATTGCATTGGCGATTAAAAAAGCGCATCCGGAGGCGATGATCATCGGCTATGATGTCAATGAGCGGCAGCTCGGCTTGGCGCGCTCGCTCAAGGTGATCGACGAAGCTGCCCGTTCGCTTGAAGACGGATACGAACAGGCGGATTTGATCGTTTTGGCTGTTCCTGTCATGCAGACGGAGGCGCTGCTTTCGTCGATGCCGCTCGAGCGGTTGAAGCGCGGCGTCATCGTCACCGATGTCGGCAGCACGAAGCAGCGCATCGTCCAAGGCGCCCGCCGCCTGTTGGACCATGGCGTAGTATTCATCGGCGGCCACCCGATGGCCGGGTCGCATAAAAGCGGCGTGGCGGCGGCAAGGGCTCATCTGTTTGAAAACGCCTTTTACATTTTGACGCCGACGGACGATGTGCCGCTCAAGCAAGTCGAGGCGTTGAAACAGTGGCTTGCGGGAACGAAAGCGCAGTTTGTCATCTTAACGCCTAAAGAGCATGACCGCATCACTGGCGTAATCAGCCATTTTCCGCATTTGATTGCCGCGAGCCTCGTTCATCAGGCGCGTGAATATGAGAGCGAAAACGCCCTCGTCAGCCGGCTGGCGGCTGGCGGCTTCCGCGACATCACCCGCATCGCGTCGAGCAATCCGGAAATGTGGCGCGACATTTTCATCCATAACAAGCATGAACTGCTTGCGCTCTTTGACCGCTGGATCGCCGAAATGGAGCGGCTGCGCTCGTTTGTGGAAGAAGAAAACAGCATCGCCATTTACCATTACTTTTTGGAGGCGAAACAGTTTCGCGACGGGCTGCCGTCGAGAACGAAAGGAGCGATTCCGTCGTTTTACGATTTGTATGTCGACGTGCCGGATTATCCGGGCGTCATTTCCGAAGTGACCGGCTATTTAGCCAAGGAAAACATCAGCATTACGAACATCCGCATCATTGAGACGCGCGAAGAAATTTACGGCGTGCTCCGCCTCAGCTTCCAAAGCGAAGACGATCGGGCGCGGGCGAAAGCGTGCCTTGCCCAGCATACGAATTATGCCATCTATGAAGGGTAG
- the hisC gene encoding histidinol-phosphate transaminase, whose protein sequence is MQVKESLRGLSPYQPGKSIEEVKREYGLPEIIKLASNENPYGSSPAAKAAIAAGLDRLAVYPDGCARTLREKVAKHLGVKETQLLFGNGSDEVVQILCRAFLEPGVNTVMAAPTFPQYRHNAIIERAEVREVPLVDGRHDLEAMLAAIDENTRIVWICNPNNPTGTYVNDTELRAFLDRVPPHVLVVVDEAYYEYVTAPDYPQTVPLLNEYEQLVVMRTFSKAYGLAALRVGYGVASEALIRAVEPAREPFNTSAIAQAAAAAALDDQAFIRACVERNRAELERYYRFCEENGLKYYPSQTNFLFIDFGLDGDEVFRYLLERGVIVRSGQALGLPTGVRVTVGAKEQNDRVLEFVSQLLREKQLA, encoded by the coding sequence ATGCAAGTAAAGGAATCGCTCCGGGGACTTTCTCCGTACCAGCCGGGAAAATCGATCGAAGAAGTCAAGCGGGAATATGGCTTGCCTGAGATTATCAAACTTGCTTCTAACGAGAATCCGTACGGTTCGTCGCCAGCGGCAAAAGCGGCCATCGCCGCTGGGCTTGACCGCCTCGCCGTCTATCCGGACGGCTGCGCCCGCACGTTGCGCGAAAAGGTGGCGAAGCATCTTGGCGTCAAGGAAACACAGCTTCTCTTTGGCAACGGTTCGGATGAGGTGGTGCAAATTCTTTGCCGCGCCTTTTTAGAGCCGGGCGTGAATACGGTGATGGCGGCGCCGACATTCCCGCAATACCGGCATAATGCCATCATCGAGCGGGCCGAGGTGCGCGAAGTGCCGCTTGTTGATGGACGTCATGATTTGGAGGCGATGCTTGCGGCGATCGATGAAAACACGCGCATCGTCTGGATTTGCAATCCGAACAACCCGACGGGCACGTATGTGAATGATACCGAGCTGCGCGCCTTTTTGGACCGCGTGCCGCCGCACGTGCTCGTCGTCGTGGATGAAGCGTACTACGAATATGTGACGGCGCCCGACTACCCGCAAACGGTGCCGCTTTTAAACGAGTACGAGCAGCTTGTCGTGATGCGCACATTTTCGAAAGCGTACGGCCTTGCCGCGCTCCGCGTCGGCTACGGCGTGGCGAGCGAGGCGCTCATCCGCGCCGTCGAGCCGGCGCGCGAGCCGTTTAACACGTCGGCCATTGCCCAAGCGGCCGCGGCGGCCGCACTTGACGATCAAGCGTTCATCCGCGCCTGCGTCGAACGAAATCGCGCCGAGCTTGAGCGGTATTATCGCTTTTGCGAGGAGAACGGCCTCAAGTATTATCCGTCGCAAACGAACTTTTTGTTCATTGATTTCGGGTTGGATGGCGACGAAGTGTTCCGCTATTTGCTGGAGCGCGGCGTCATTGTCCGCTCGGGCCAAGCGCTTGGGCTGCCGACTGGCGTGCGCGTGACGGTCGGCGCGAAAGAGCAAAACGACCGGGTGTTGGAATTCGTTTCGCAACTGCTTCGGGAAAAACAGCTCGCCTGA